In a genomic window of Thermosynechococcus sp. CL-1:
- a CDS encoding zinc ribbon domain-containing protein — protein MNITSGLRRLWRGFWRRSRLVNDEPLNWVSLIVIILVDIFILINVFSGLSEISNWPLSPSQAQPCYAPWQAYRQDTARERDIRFLEQQISLDPPPQTAVERLQESSKGKLGTISAICFTYAEYQDAVNHPTNQARLKQRQQKQAQIQTLEATNARIRQEYDSTLLEQLAGQPADQSINLVEAAKAKATLEANNRQIAALKNEMAALEQAILQEADSQAFLKFLAEDATFAQLENQYQRSQFWYPSLQFVLQALFLLPLIAIALVVHRFADRHRHGLLALMSWHLLVIFLIPLVLKIFELLQVGALFEWLANVILALFGGLLFLVSYLYILLIPAVGFGMIKVAQAFFLNPQRQTAGRVQKLRCVRCGKRLRDLDQHCPHCGYLQWMPCPNCQQPTYRHLPYCRHCGASTRSSG, from the coding sequence ATGAATATCACAAGCGGGTTGAGGCGACTCTGGCGGGGATTTTGGCGGCGATCGCGCCTTGTCAATGACGAACCCCTGAATTGGGTCAGTCTCATTGTCATTATCTTGGTGGATATTTTTATCCTCATTAATGTCTTTAGTGGCCTCAGCGAAATTAGCAATTGGCCTTTGAGTCCCAGTCAAGCCCAGCCCTGTTATGCTCCTTGGCAAGCCTATCGCCAAGACACCGCTAGGGAGCGCGACATTCGTTTTCTAGAGCAGCAGATTAGCCTTGACCCCCCGCCCCAGACGGCTGTGGAGCGCCTACAGGAAAGCAGCAAGGGCAAACTGGGAACCATCTCCGCCATTTGCTTCACCTATGCAGAGTATCAAGATGCCGTCAACCACCCCACCAATCAAGCCCGACTTAAGCAACGACAGCAGAAACAGGCACAAATTCAAACCCTCGAGGCCACCAATGCCCGCATTCGTCAAGAGTATGACTCGACACTATTAGAGCAGCTTGCGGGGCAACCCGCGGATCAATCGATCAACTTGGTGGAAGCCGCCAAGGCCAAAGCCACCCTTGAGGCCAACAACCGCCAAATTGCCGCTCTCAAAAATGAGATGGCGGCCCTTGAACAGGCGATTCTCCAAGAAGCCGATAGCCAAGCCTTCTTGAAATTTTTAGCCGAGGACGCCACCTTTGCCCAGCTTGAGAACCAATATCAGCGCTCTCAGTTTTGGTATCCCAGTCTCCAATTTGTTTTACAAGCCCTCTTTCTATTACCGCTGATTGCGATCGCCCTAGTGGTGCATCGTTTTGCCGATCGCCACCGCCATGGCCTGCTTGCCCTCATGAGTTGGCACCTGCTGGTGATCTTCTTGATTCCTTTGGTGCTGAAGATTTTTGAACTATTGCAGGTGGGAGCACTCTTTGAGTGGCTGGCTAATGTCATTCTTGCTCTTTTTGGCGGTCTGCTTTTTTTGGTCAGCTACCTCTATATCTTGCTGATTCCAGCGGTCGGGTTTGGCATGATTAAAGTGGCGCAAGCTTTTTTCCTCAATCCACAGCGACAGACGGCAGGGCGGGTCCAAAAACTCCGCTGTGTCCGTTGTGGCAAACGACTGCGGGATCTCGATCAGCACTGTCCCCACTGTGGTTATTTGCAGTGGATGCCCTGTCCCAATTGTCAGCAGCCCACCTATCGCCACTTACCCTATTGTCGTCATTGCGGTGCATCGACCCGTTCTTCTGGCTAG
- the trpS gene encoding tryptophan--tRNA ligase: protein MTKKRVLSGVQPTGSLHLGNYLGAIRNWVAGQAEYENYFCVVDLHAITVPHNPAELAANTYTVAALYLACGIDPAHATIFVQSHVSAHAELTWLLNCITPLNWLEDMIQFKEKAVKQGENVAAGLLDYPVLMAADILLYDADLVPVGEDQKQHLELTRDIAARVNYLFAHNQPPILKLPQPLIAQEGARVMSLTDGTKKMSKSDPSELSRINLLDSPDEIRKKIKRCKTDSIRGLTFDDPNRPEANNLLSLYQVLTGKTKEAVAAECADMGWGQFKPLLTDAVIATLEPIQQRYQEIMADPSYLKDLLKKGQEQAARVANATLERVKLAFGFTLP, encoded by the coding sequence GTGACCAAAAAACGGGTGCTTTCGGGAGTCCAGCCCACAGGTAGCTTGCACTTGGGGAATTATCTCGGAGCCATTCGCAACTGGGTGGCGGGGCAAGCCGAGTATGAAAACTACTTTTGTGTGGTGGATTTACATGCCATTACCGTCCCCCACAATCCCGCAGAACTGGCGGCTAATACCTATACTGTTGCTGCTCTGTACTTGGCCTGTGGCATTGACCCAGCCCACGCCACCATCTTTGTCCAATCCCACGTCAGCGCCCATGCCGAACTCACTTGGTTACTGAACTGCATCACCCCCCTCAACTGGCTGGAGGACATGATTCAATTCAAGGAAAAAGCCGTCAAGCAGGGAGAAAATGTCGCGGCAGGACTCTTGGACTATCCTGTGTTGATGGCAGCAGATATTTTGCTCTACGATGCCGATCTGGTCCCTGTGGGGGAAGATCAAAAGCAACACTTGGAACTGACCCGCGATATTGCTGCCCGTGTCAACTACCTCTTTGCCCACAATCAGCCGCCAATTCTCAAGCTGCCGCAACCCTTGATTGCCCAAGAGGGGGCACGGGTGATGAGCCTTACCGATGGCACCAAGAAGATGTCGAAGTCGGATCCCTCGGAACTGAGTCGCATTAACCTTTTGGACTCCCCCGATGAGATTCGCAAGAAAATCAAGCGTTGCAAGACCGACTCAATCCGCGGCTTGACCTTTGATGATCCTAACCGTCCTGAAGCCAATAACCTGCTGAGTCTCTATCAAGTACTCACGGGAAAAACGAAAGAGGCAGTGGCAGCAGAATGTGCCGATATGGGCTGGGGACAGTTTAAGCCCCTACTCACCGATGCGGTGATTGCTACCCTAGAACCGATTCAGCAGCGATACCAAGAGATTATGGCAGACCCCAGCTATCTCAAGGATTTGCTCAAAAAAGGCCAAGAACAGGCCGCCCGTGTGGCCAATGCAACCCTAGAGCGGGTAAAACTTGCCTTTGGGTTTACGCTGCCATGA
- a CDS encoding M1 family metallopeptidase, with product MTLDVTPAKSFVLSGARPHYSPDRVGQVEHICLDLTLDLETQACWGQCHIHLRPLHSQVRQLRLNAVGQQIQSVTVQHQPQAFHYDGEFLDISLDASLGIHPDQVLVITIDYRLQKPQRGLYFVATDPPQAWTQGEDEDSRYWFPCFDSPGQLATSEVRARVRQPLQAISNGELRACYSEGEWQIFHWYQPQVHPTYLMTLAVGDFAVVDDQWQGKPVTYYAAKDRAADARRTLGKTPKMMDFFSRIYGYPYPYPKYAQVCVADFIFGGMENTSTTLLTDRCLLDERAAAEDFRSESLVAHELAHQWFGDLVVIKHWSHAWIKEGMASYAEVLWFEEEYGADFAAYYRLGELRNYLSEDSDRYRRPIVTHVYREAIELYDRHLYEKGACVYHMIRQELGEEQFWKAIQTFVQTYAHQTVETVDLLRAIEMATGRNLLPLFDQYVFRGGHPDFHVSYRWEVADQLAVLTVKQQQVTDGVTPLERNLFDLRIPVGIGTVDDQGQVTVKTIPLRIHEPEHTFYLPLPQQPTFVSFDAGNHTLKTVTLEYPLPELKAQLQYDPDVLGRVQAAIALGKKGNLEVVQTLAAALQREPFWGVRREIAKVLGTIQLDQSLEALRLALTDSHPHVRAAAVEAIAGFKSAKAYELLKPIAKHGDPSYSVEAAALKGIGVIAAAKPQPKPKLEKVLKRLRKALEKRQGWNEVVRCGAIAGLGQLKASPEAVNLVLDYTAIDVPQPLRLAAIRTLGTIGDRHHPQLQQILERLEQLSHETFFFTQMAVVQALSQIDHPQVLGLLQQLGDRTTDGRIKRSVDEGIAKVQKALGSDDRLKTLETTLNELQKENQTLKSRLEELEARTKATQQDSALS from the coding sequence ATGACTCTTGATGTCACTCCAGCCAAATCCTTTGTCCTCAGCGGTGCACGTCCCCACTACAGTCCCGATCGAGTGGGGCAGGTGGAACATATCTGCTTGGACTTGACCCTAGATTTAGAGACCCAGGCATGCTGGGGACAGTGTCATATCCACCTACGACCATTGCACTCCCAAGTGCGCCAGCTGCGCCTCAATGCCGTGGGGCAACAGATCCAGAGTGTGACTGTGCAGCACCAACCCCAAGCCTTCCACTACGATGGTGAGTTTCTGGATATTTCCCTTGATGCGAGCTTGGGGATTCACCCAGATCAGGTGCTGGTGATCACCATTGACTACCGTCTGCAGAAACCCCAGCGGGGATTGTACTTTGTTGCCACTGATCCCCCCCAAGCTTGGACCCAAGGGGAAGATGAGGATTCGCGCTATTGGTTTCCCTGCTTTGATTCTCCTGGGCAGCTGGCGACGTCAGAGGTGCGAGCGCGGGTGCGCCAACCCTTACAGGCTATTTCCAATGGGGAATTGCGTGCCTGCTATAGCGAGGGAGAGTGGCAAATCTTTCACTGGTATCAACCCCAAGTCCATCCCACTTATCTGATGACCCTAGCGGTGGGGGATTTTGCGGTTGTTGATGACCAGTGGCAGGGCAAGCCCGTCACCTACTACGCTGCTAAAGATCGCGCTGCTGATGCCCGCCGCACCTTGGGCAAGACGCCAAAGATGATGGACTTTTTCAGCCGTATCTATGGCTATCCCTATCCCTACCCGAAATATGCCCAAGTCTGTGTGGCCGATTTTATCTTTGGCGGCATGGAAAATACCTCGACAACCCTACTAACCGACCGCTGCCTGTTGGATGAGCGAGCCGCCGCTGAAGATTTTCGCAGTGAAAGTTTAGTGGCCCATGAGTTGGCACACCAGTGGTTTGGCGATCTGGTGGTGATCAAGCACTGGTCTCACGCTTGGATCAAGGAGGGCATGGCCTCCTATGCCGAGGTGCTCTGGTTTGAGGAGGAATATGGCGCTGATTTTGCCGCCTATTATCGCCTAGGGGAATTGCGCAACTACCTCAGTGAGGATAGCGATCGCTACCGCCGCCCCATTGTCACCCATGTCTATCGCGAAGCCATTGAACTCTACGATCGCCACCTCTACGAAAAAGGCGCCTGCGTCTATCACATGATCCGCCAGGAACTCGGCGAAGAACAATTCTGGAAAGCCATTCAAACCTTTGTCCAAACCTACGCCCATCAAACTGTCGAAACGGTGGATCTGCTGCGGGCGATTGAAATGGCCACCGGCCGCAACCTACTTCCCCTCTTTGACCAATACGTTTTTCGTGGGGGACATCCCGACTTCCATGTGAGCTATCGCTGGGAGGTAGCCGATCAATTAGCCGTTCTTACCGTCAAGCAGCAGCAGGTGACCGATGGGGTCACGCCCCTAGAGCGCAACCTCTTTGATCTGCGCATCCCTGTTGGCATCGGTACGGTGGATGATCAGGGGCAGGTGACGGTCAAAACCATTCCCCTGCGCATTCATGAACCAGAGCACACCTTCTATTTGCCGCTGCCACAGCAGCCCACCTTTGTGAGTTTTGATGCTGGCAACCATACCCTCAAAACCGTTACCCTAGAGTACCCCCTCCCTGAACTCAAAGCCCAACTGCAGTACGACCCCGATGTTTTGGGGCGGGTTCAAGCTGCCATTGCCCTAGGCAAAAAAGGAAACCTAGAAGTTGTGCAAACCTTGGCGGCGGCGCTGCAACGGGAACCCTTTTGGGGAGTGCGGCGTGAAATTGCCAAAGTGCTGGGCACGATTCAACTGGATCAAAGCTTAGAGGCTCTAAGGCTCGCCCTTACCGATAGCCATCCCCATGTCCGTGCAGCAGCCGTGGAGGCCATTGCTGGGTTTAAGTCCGCCAAAGCCTACGAACTTCTCAAGCCCATTGCCAAGCACGGCGACCCCAGCTATAGCGTTGAAGCTGCCGCCCTGAAGGGAATTGGTGTGATTGCCGCTGCCAAACCGCAACCGAAACCCAAGCTCGAAAAAGTGCTGAAACGACTGCGGAAGGCTTTGGAAAAACGACAAGGCTGGAATGAGGTGGTACGCTGTGGGGCGATCGCTGGCTTGGGGCAACTCAAGGCGTCTCCAGAGGCGGTGAATTTGGTTCTTGACTACACCGCTATTGATGTCCCGCAACCCCTACGCTTGGCCGCCATTCGTACCCTTGGCACCATTGGCGATCGCCACCATCCCCAACTGCAACAAATTCTGGAACGGCTAGAGCAACTCAGCCACGAGACCTTTTTCTTTACCCAGATGGCCGTTGTTCAAGCCCTGAGTCAAATTGACCATCCCCAAGTTTTAGGCCTGCTGCAGCAGCTGGGCGATCGCACCACCGACGGCCGTATCAAACGATCAGTTGATGAAGGAATCGCCAAAGTTCAGAAAGCCCTTGGCAGCGATGACCGCCTCAAGACCCTTGAGACCACCCTCAACGAGTTACAAAAGGAAAATCAAACCCTAAAAAGCCGCCTTGAAGAGTTAGAAGCACGCACTAAAGCGACCCAGCAGGACTCAGCGCTAAGTTAG
- a CDS encoding DUF167 domain-containing protein, translated as MKKYHLVVKPNARASSVAVDSAGQLVVAVRAPATDGKANQELIAVLAAYFQVPKSRVRLIKGHTSRYKVVELLD; from the coding sequence ATGAAGAAATACCATCTGGTGGTCAAACCGAATGCAAGAGCGTCCTCTGTTGCTGTTGATTCTGCCGGTCAGCTAGTGGTGGCGGTGCGTGCCCCTGCCACTGATGGCAAGGCCAATCAAGAACTGATTGCGGTCTTGGCAGCCTATTTTCAGGTGCCTAAGTCCCGTGTTCGGTTAATCAAGGGTCATACCAGTCGCTATAAGGTGGTTGAACTCCTCGATTGA
- a CDS encoding hemerythrin family protein, whose protein sequence is MQRFAWTEQLQTGVPMIDIQHKELVCAVNDLADAIEQGRGSAAIKQLIAFMKYYAEWHFGNEESCAEKYQCPLAEVNRCAHKQFIEMIEELQQQYRDSQADAAIATQIHGKLADWLVNHIMKIDKQIGQHICAHASG, encoded by the coding sequence ATGCAACGCTTCGCGTGGACAGAGCAGCTGCAGACCGGCGTGCCCATGATTGATATACAGCACAAGGAACTCGTCTGTGCTGTCAATGATCTGGCGGATGCCATTGAACAGGGTCGGGGAAGTGCTGCGATTAAACAGCTAATTGCTTTCATGAAGTATTATGCAGAGTGGCACTTCGGGAATGAAGAAAGCTGTGCTGAAAAATACCAGTGCCCCCTAGCAGAAGTTAACCGCTGCGCCCATAAACAGTTCATCGAGATGATTGAAGAGCTGCAGCAGCAGTACCGCGACAGCCAAGCGGATGCGGCGATCGCCACCCAGATCCATGGTAAGTTAGCAGACTGGTTAGTGAATCACATTATGAAAATTGACAAGCAAATTGGGCAGCACATCTGTGCCCATGCTTCAGGCTAG
- a CDS encoding DUF4388 domain-containing protein has translation MKITGYLSEFSLGEIFHFLEQGQKTGCLSIKPVEMAGMMPLMPQAQEYYIFFHLGQIVAATTTLDHQGLQRLIEQRGWLRPTTIQRLLPFCSRTGSLGLCLKTQGALEPEQLRLLFKQQVLTPIPHLFSLNEGWFKFDANHPLPFEEMTGLSASPMEISLAGLRLLRDWTALMDKLPLPSSTIASTIEGQPPYHLNHHEWQVWEYANGTKTLQEISEALNLPILEVQKICFRLIVVGIAEEIAGIAAAAASPREPELIETTEISSSFLEGIFAFLKTKTHPQSV, from the coding sequence ATGAAAATCACCGGCTATCTATCAGAGTTTTCGTTGGGGGAAATTTTTCATTTTCTGGAGCAGGGGCAAAAAACGGGTTGCCTTTCCATTAAGCCCGTGGAAATGGCGGGGATGATGCCGCTGATGCCGCAGGCGCAGGAGTACTATATTTTCTTTCACTTGGGTCAGATTGTAGCCGCAACAACGACCTTGGATCACCAAGGATTGCAACGGCTCATTGAGCAGCGGGGCTGGCTGCGCCCAACTACCATTCAACGCCTTTTACCCTTTTGTTCCCGAACCGGATCCCTTGGGCTGTGTTTGAAAACCCAAGGTGCCCTTGAGCCAGAACAGCTGCGGCTATTGTTCAAGCAACAGGTACTGACACCGATTCCTCACCTCTTTAGCCTCAATGAGGGCTGGTTTAAGTTCGATGCCAACCATCCACTGCCCTTTGAGGAAATGACGGGACTGAGTGCCTCACCCATGGAAATTTCCTTGGCGGGTCTACGACTGCTGCGGGATTGGACAGCCCTAATGGACAAGCTGCCCCTGCCGAGTTCAACCATTGCCAGCACGATTGAAGGACAGCCCCCCTACCACCTCAATCATCATGAGTGGCAAGTGTGGGAGTACGCTAACGGTACCAAAACCCTCCAAGAAATCAGTGAAGCGTTGAACTTACCCATTCTAGAGGTGCAAAAAATTTGTTTTCGCCTAATAGTGGTGGGGATTGCCGAGGAAATTGCTGGCATTGCTGCTGCCGCCGCCAGCCCTAGGGAACCAGAACTCATTGAAACAACAGAAATTAGCTCCTCCTTTCTAGAGGGAATCTTTGCGTTTCTGAAAACAAAAACCCACCCGCAATCGGTCTAG
- a CDS encoding ATP/GTP-binding protein, producing the protein MEIMRIVITGPVGAGKSTFIRTISEIEVVDTDRKATDEIAAFKEKTTVAMDFGRLQFGPNVALHLYGTPGQERFDFMWDILIRKAHAFILLVSSHRPQDFRAARRILAFMRHRTKIPMLVGLSHADNPNAWPAEEIAIALGYLSPHRRPPMVPVNALDQSSVAAAMMALIQAYASAQSSQLNRSALTT; encoded by the coding sequence ATGGAAATTATGCGCATTGTCATCACAGGACCAGTGGGCGCAGGCAAATCCACCTTCATCCGTACCATCAGCGAAATTGAGGTGGTGGATACCGATCGCAAGGCAACGGATGAAATTGCTGCTTTCAAGGAAAAGACAACGGTAGCGATGGATTTTGGGCGGCTGCAGTTTGGTCCTAATGTTGCCCTGCATCTGTATGGCACGCCTGGTCAAGAACGCTTTGACTTTATGTGGGATATTCTTATTCGCAAAGCCCATGCGTTTATCCTACTGGTCAGTTCTCACCGTCCCCAAGATTTTCGAGCCGCACGGCGGATTTTGGCCTTCATGCGCCATCGCACAAAGATTCCAATGCTAGTGGGTCTGAGCCATGCCGATAATCCCAATGCGTGGCCTGCTGAAGAGATCGCGATCGCCCTCGGCTACTTGAGTCCCCACCGCCGCCCACCCATGGTGCCTGTGAATGCTTTGGATCAGTCTTCCGTTGCCGCTGCCATGATGGCACTCATTCAAGCCTATGCCAGTGCCCAATCCTCGCAATTAAACCGCAGTGCACTCACCACTTAG
- a CDS encoding roadblock/LC7 domain-containing protein has protein sequence MPINAAKLEATLQHFVANASNVQGAALVSPDGLTLAATLPGGMDDERVAAMSAAMLSLGERIGRELSRGKIERILVEGASGYGILTSCTEDAVFLVLADASAKLGIINLEIKNVLAELQTQLMGMGQAVNV, from the coding sequence ATGCCAATTAATGCCGCAAAACTTGAAGCTACATTGCAACACTTTGTTGCCAATGCCAGTAATGTCCAAGGGGCAGCGCTTGTGTCTCCCGATGGTCTGACGCTGGCGGCAACCTTGCCGGGGGGAATGGATGATGAACGGGTGGCAGCGATGTCAGCGGCCATGTTGTCGTTGGGGGAACGTATTGGACGAGAGCTAAGCCGGGGCAAAATCGAGCGCATCCTTGTAGAGGGTGCCAGTGGGTATGGCATTCTCACCAGCTGCACCGAAGATGCGGTTTTCCTTGTGCTGGCGGATGCCTCTGCCAAATTGGGCATTATCAACCTTGAAATTAAAAATGTTCTGGCTGAATTGCAAACCCAACTCATGGGTATGGGGCAAGCCGTGAATGTTTAG
- a CDS encoding protoglobin domain-containing protein, with amino-acid sequence MTIEPINFMAIMVRRVQLTDEDKSLLAEAAPWGKEIAPQMADIFYDYLGRDEEMNAILNATEGRIHRLHQTFIDWFHEMFTGMDGWGKAYAERRWKIGLVHVRIGIGPQHVVPAMAIVVNAVRQKLREANKSEALSDALGKICMIDLAFIEQAYFEVSSQAVLKETGWTQALFQRLIATGAAAM; translated from the coding sequence ATGACAATTGAGCCAATCAATTTTATGGCAATAATGGTGCGACGAGTCCAGTTGACTGATGAAGACAAATCCCTGTTAGCTGAGGCTGCCCCTTGGGGAAAAGAAATTGCTCCACAGATGGCTGATATTTTTTATGACTACTTGGGGCGGGATGAAGAGATGAATGCCATCCTCAACGCCACAGAAGGACGCATTCATCGCCTCCATCAAACCTTCATCGACTGGTTCCATGAAATGTTCACAGGGATGGATGGTTGGGGCAAGGCCTACGCTGAGCGCCGCTGGAAAATTGGTCTGGTTCACGTGCGCATTGGCATTGGGCCCCAGCATGTGGTACCCGCGATGGCAATTGTTGTCAACGCCGTGCGGCAAAAGTTAAGGGAAGCCAACAAATCCGAGGCCCTCAGTGATGCCCTAGGCAAAATTTGCATGATTGATCTTGCCTTTATTGAACAGGCCTACTTCGAGGTGTCTTCCCAAGCGGTTCTTAAGGAAACCGGTTGGACCCAAGCACTATTTCAACGGCTAATTGCCACAGGGGCTGCTGCCATGTAG
- a CDS encoding cupin domain-containing protein: protein MLVFSFPELVERCQTWTPKRPGYAVCPLDHHNPELASSLYRIEPRQANYPHYHHRGDDIFLIVSGVGELITYPMTPPASSVAATALIRTPVETGSYVHVDAQCLHWLRNLSPDQPLYYLNIAPLSHESDRVDVTIEGWS, encoded by the coding sequence ATGTTAGTTTTTTCTTTTCCTGAGTTGGTTGAGCGCTGTCAAACTTGGACACCAAAGCGGCCGGGCTATGCCGTCTGTCCCTTGGATCACCACAACCCTGAGCTAGCCTCTAGTCTCTATCGCATTGAGCCAAGACAAGCCAACTATCCCCATTACCACCATCGCGGTGACGATATTTTCCTGATTGTATCGGGAGTTGGTGAACTGATTACCTACCCGATGACGCCCCCTGCGAGTTCTGTGGCGGCAACCGCCTTGATCCGTACCCCCGTGGAAACCGGCTCCTATGTCCATGTGGATGCCCAATGTCTCCATTGGCTGCGGAATTTATCGCCGGATCAGCCCCTGTACTACTTGAACATTGCGCCCCTTTCCCACGAGAGTGATCGCGTCGATGTCACCATTGAGGGCTGGAGCTAA
- the dapB gene encoding 4-hydroxy-tetrahydrodipicolinate reductase: MSTSIPVIVVGALGKMGREVVKTVQQAPDTTLYAAVDRKQVGEDIGEALGLGALEIPISGSLQEVCVAAAQEKQPVVMVDFTHPQAVYENVRMAIAYGVYPVVGTTGLSPEQIEDLAEFADKADMGVVIAPNFSIGMVLLQEAAIRASQYFDHVEIIELHHNQKADAPSGTAIQTAQRLAELGKTFNPPQVQESEHLTGARGACADAEIRIHSVRLPGLIAHQEVIFGAPGQIYTLRHDTSDRQCYMPGVLLAIRKVTHLKRLIYGLEKLL; the protein is encoded by the coding sequence ATGAGTACATCCATCCCAGTGATTGTTGTTGGCGCCCTCGGTAAAATGGGACGCGAAGTTGTGAAAACAGTGCAGCAGGCTCCTGACACGACCCTTTATGCGGCTGTTGATCGCAAGCAGGTGGGAGAAGATATTGGTGAAGCCTTGGGGCTAGGAGCCTTAGAGATTCCCATTAGCGGCAGCTTGCAAGAGGTGTGTGTGGCGGCTGCCCAAGAAAAACAACCCGTGGTCATGGTGGATTTTACCCATCCCCAAGCAGTGTATGAGAATGTGCGCATGGCGATCGCCTACGGGGTGTATCCGGTGGTGGGGACGACAGGCTTGAGTCCAGAACAAATTGAAGATCTGGCCGAGTTTGCCGACAAGGCCGATATGGGGGTGGTCATTGCGCCGAATTTCTCAATTGGCATGGTGCTGCTCCAAGAGGCTGCCATCCGCGCAAGCCAGTACTTTGATCACGTGGAGATCATTGAACTGCACCACAACCAAAAGGCTGATGCTCCTAGTGGTACCGCCATTCAAACCGCGCAGCGTTTAGCAGAATTGGGCAAAACCTTTAACCCCCCCCAAGTGCAGGAGTCCGAACATCTCACGGGGGCGCGAGGGGCGTGCGCTGACGCTGAAATTCGCATTCACAGTGTTCGCCTCCCCGGACTGATTGCCCATCAGGAGGTGATTTTTGGGGCACCGGGACAAATTTATACGCTGCGCCATGACACCAGCGATCGCCAGTGCTATATGCCGGGGGTACTGCTTGCCATTCGCAAAGTCACGCACCTCAAACGCTTGATCTATGGCCTTGAAAAGCTGCTTTAG
- a CDS encoding Tab2/Atab2 family RNA-binding protein, with amino-acid sequence MDTIWELDFYSRPLVDENNKKIWELLICDRQQQFQFSKTCAGAEANARWLEAALKEAMDQWRQQLGLANSAQPDRVRFFRRAMTSIITRGGEAAGLVMVPSRRTFALYDWLRDRATNLYPTLPNYQADLATPPQLIPPAPQPLPPALRGDRWQFSGLPLGEIKTAGEWELPFGEVPPLPFLTLRGDTLLPGLIIYSQRALPLAGWLSGLEPAYLSFEENPQPLLVLETGASDRWVLISGRNPQIQKELAAFRDACTQSQGLHFIAVKERPEQDALQGFWLLQQTPEV; translated from the coding sequence ATGGATACGATCTGGGAGTTGGATTTTTATTCCCGTCCCCTTGTGGATGAAAACAACAAAAAAATCTGGGAATTGCTGATTTGCGATCGCCAGCAACAATTTCAGTTCAGCAAAACTTGTGCCGGCGCTGAAGCCAATGCCCGCTGGTTAGAAGCTGCCCTCAAAGAAGCCATGGATCAATGGCGGCAGCAACTGGGACTGGCAAACAGTGCTCAACCCGATCGGGTACGTTTTTTCCGCCGAGCCATGACCAGCATTATTACGCGGGGGGGAGAAGCGGCAGGATTAGTGATGGTGCCCAGTCGGCGCACGTTTGCCCTCTATGATTGGCTGCGCGATCGCGCCACAAACCTCTATCCAACCCTACCCAACTACCAAGCCGATCTGGCAACGCCACCCCAGTTGATCCCCCCTGCACCTCAACCTTTACCACCAGCCCTGCGGGGCGATCGCTGGCAATTCAGTGGTCTTCCTCTGGGGGAAATTAAAACGGCTGGTGAATGGGAACTGCCCTTTGGTGAGGTACCCCCACTGCCCTTTTTGACCCTCAGGGGCGATACGCTACTGCCGGGGTTAATTATCTATTCGCAGCGCGCACTGCCCTTAGCGGGTTGGCTATCGGGATTAGAGCCGGCCTATTTGAGTTTTGAGGAGAACCCCCAACCGTTATTGGTATTAGAAACAGGAGCGAGCGATCGCTGGGTTCTCATTAGTGGCCGCAATCCCCAGATTCAGAAGGAACTGGCTGCCTTTAGGGACGCCTGTACTCAAAGCCAGGGGCTACACTTTATCGCAGTGAAGGAACGACCGGAACAAGATGCATTGCAAGGCTTTTGGTTGTTGCAGCAAACCCCTGAAGTTTAG